A part of Anabas testudineus chromosome 7, fAnaTes1.2, whole genome shotgun sequence genomic DNA contains:
- the LOC113166793 gene encoding protein-glutamine gamma-glutamyltransferase 2-like: protein MDVTRQTTHITGCGSCTLKCLNFEVHKNHKDHETQGLSKKLLVVRRGKPFKLTLIFENVWNPDSVSLVLEVCLEGLPQRVPVLSCDQLSDPLSGPWSAKIYPGDILSRSVTIYMCSPVTAPVAQYDLTVLTETRQNRSSYKVKPFVLLFNPWLKADPVYMQLDVDKEEYIKNDHGVVYMGTNLNVITRPWSFGQYEAGVLEACLKLLQVSPHHLSNKYKDYRRRRDPVYVSRVLCAMVNCNDDLGIIKGKWQGSWKDGVRPTDWSGSAEILHSWVSSNCSPVSYGQCWVFASVLCTVMRVLGIPSRVVTIYNAAHDTDATLEIEEFYTSKGEKLNMSNDSIWNFHVWVECWMRRPDLGAEFDGWQVVDPTPQERSNGMFVCGPCPVAAIQQKRFDVQYDAAFIYASVDAEVIRVIVHDRLQVERMVDTESVGKLIYTKKVGSDNPENLTQAYKGKKRDKQAATVRGTSRRGRPSLEVSLKIDGMVSVGESIHVSVTITNHSSSPRILMEHVNAQMKEYNKGPKQCFWKTSRKVHMQPHQVLTLQDQISPSEYESALAGDNTVNLAVVIKDVWTEERVLATQEFNISSPQIIIEIEGENRIQMNRKHKAHVSFINIFTKALSPVLLTVTGSGLLEEKQEASMLHLMPGKKIKKNLYIMASSPGTKLLVATVLHSHYYIVAKSFYKVSVIPA, encoded by the exons ATGGATGTCACGAGGCAGACAACACACATCACCG GTTGTGGCAGCTGCACACTAAAGTGTCTCAACTTTGAGGTTCACAAAAACCACAAGGACCATGAGACACAGGGGCTCAGCAAAAAGCTGCTGGTGGTGCGTCGAGGAAAACCATTCAAACTCACGTTGATTTTTGAAAACGTATGGAACCCAGACTCTGTGAGCCTCGTCCTGGAGGTTTGCCTAG AGGGTCTCCCACAGAGGGTTCCAGTCCTGTCCTGTGACCAATTGTCTGATCCACTTTCTGGACCCTGGTCAGCCAAAATCTACCCAGGCGATATTCTCTCTCGGTCAGTCACAATCTACATGTGCTCCCCTGTTACTGCCCCAGTGGCTCAGTACGACCTCACGGTCCTAACTGAGACCCGACAAAACAGAAGCAGTTACAAAGTAAAACCATTTGTGCTGCTCTTCAACCCTTGGTTAAAAG CTGATCCAGTTTATATGCAATTGGATGTCGATAAAGAAGAGTACATCAAGAATGATCATGGGGTAGTGTACATGGGCACCAATCTAAATGTTATTACGCGGCCCTGGTCATTTGGTCAG TATGAGGCTGGGGTCCTAGAGGCATGTCTAAAGCTCCTGCAAGTCAGCCCACATCACCTTAGCAACAAATACAAAGACTACAGGCGACGACGAGACCCTGTTTACGTCAGCAGGGTGCTCTGTGCTATG GTGAACTGTAATGATGACCTGGGTATTATTAAGGGGAAGTGGCAGGGCAGCTGGAAAGATGGTGTCAGGCCTACAGACTGGAGCGGCAGTGCTGAAATCCTCCACAGCTGGGTCTCGTCCAACTGCAGCCCCGTGAGCTATGGACAGTGCTGGGTGTTTGCATCTGTACTGTGCACAG TGATGAGGGTGCTGGGGATTCCCTCCAGGGTGGTGACGATTTATAACGCAGCCCATGACACTGATGCCACCTTGGAAATTGAAGAGTTTTACACAAGTAAAGGAGAGAAGCTCAACATGTCAAATGACAGCATCTG GAACTTCCATGTTTGGGTGGAGTGCTGGATGAGGCGGCCAGATCTAGGTGCAGAGTTTGATGGCTGGCAGGTGGTGGACCCAACCCCCCAGGAAAGGAGTAATG GGATGTTTGTCTGTGGTCCTTGTCCTGTAGCTGCCATCCAGCAAAAGCGCTTTGACGTTCAATATGACGCTGCGTTCATCTATGCCTCTGTTGATGCTGAGGTGATACGTGTGATTGTGCATGATAGACTGCAGGTGGAGAGGATGGTAGACACTGAGTCCGTGGGGAAGCTGATCTACACCAAGAAAGTTGGCTCAGACAATCCAGAAAACCTAACACAGGCTTATAAGGGCAAGAAAA GGGACAAACAAGCAGCAACTGTCAGAGGCACATCGAGAAGAG GACGACCCAGCTTGGAGGTGTCCCTAAAAATAGATGGGATGGTGTCAGTGGGTGAGAGCATCCACGTGAGTGTGACAATCACAAACCATTCAAGCAGCCCCAGGATCCTGATGGAACATGTCAATGCTCAGATGAAAGAGTACAACAAAGGCCCAAAGCAGTGtttctggaaaacaagcagaaaggTGCACATGCAACCACACCAAG TTTTAACACTGCAAGACCAAATCAGTCCCTCTGAGTATGAGTCGGCCCTGGCAGGTGATAACACTGTGAATCTGGCAGTGGTGATAAAGGATGTGTGGACTGAAGAAAGAGTTCTAGCTACACAGGAGTTTAACATAAGCTCACCGCAGATAATCATAGAG ATCGAAGGAGAGAACAGAATTCAGATGAATAGGAAGCACAAAGCCCATGTGTCCTTCATTAACATATTTACCAAAGCTCTGAGTCCAGTTTTGCTGACTGTGACTGGATCGGGATTGttggaggagaaacaggaggcCAG tATGCTTCACCTAATGCCAGgtaaaaagataaagaagaacCTGTACATCATGGCCTCCTCACCTGGTACTAAACTGCTGGTGGCCACGGTCTTACATAGTCACTACTATATCGTCGCCAAGAGCTTCTACAAAGTGTCTGTCATACCTGCATGA